From a single Candidatus Poribacteria bacterium genomic region:
- a CDS encoding bifunctional riboflavin kinase/FAD synthetase yields MPEGLSNVENACSGSDSQVAITPYSLNDIVEFDRETAVTFGVFDGIHLGHQAVINTLLKHAAHDNLASVLVGFYPHPLAFLAPERCPPLLTPLLKRVEILQQFGVDEIVMLSFDAQIASMSPEAFVERVLLEKCRAKHVVVGYACQFGKNRAGNAERLVELSNGYAFDVSVVPPTEIKGTPVHSTRIREALAQGDLRQSAQLLGRPYSLIGKVVHGDGRGREIGFPTANIETQNQVYPPNGVYAIRAKLEERWLDGVLNIGMRPTFNGVNIQVEGHFFNFDEIIYGKLVEIFFVKKIRSERKFSNIEFLVQQIQRDIAAATEILASPTSL; encoded by the coding sequence TTGCCAGAAGGATTGAGCAACGTGGAAAATGCCTGTAGTGGGAGCGATTCACAGGTCGCAATCACACCTTATAGTCTGAACGATATAGTTGAATTTGACAGAGAGACTGCTGTCACTTTTGGGGTGTTTGATGGTATCCATCTTGGACACCAAGCCGTTATTAACACACTTCTTAAACACGCTGCGCATGATAACTTGGCGAGTGTATTGGTCGGTTTTTACCCGCATCCCCTTGCCTTCCTTGCTCCAGAACGGTGCCCACCTCTCCTGACCCCTCTCCTGAAACGCGTCGAAATACTTCAACAATTTGGCGTTGACGAAATTGTTATGCTCAGTTTTGACGCACAGATCGCCTCAATGTCTCCTGAAGCCTTTGTAGAGCGAGTGCTCTTAGAGAAATGTCGAGCGAAGCACGTCGTTGTTGGGTATGCCTGCCAATTTGGAAAAAATCGGGCAGGCAATGCAGAACGACTGGTGGAACTTAGCAACGGATATGCCTTCGATGTTTCTGTCGTGCCACCGACAGAAATCAAGGGGACTCCCGTCCATAGCACTCGGATCCGAGAAGCCCTTGCACAAGGCGATCTTCGGCAAAGCGCACAGTTATTGGGACGCCCGTATTCCTTGATCGGCAAGGTCGTCCACGGTGATGGACGTGGTAGAGAAATTGGGTTTCCCACCGCGAATATAGAGACCCAGAATCAAGTCTATCCCCCTAATGGTGTTTATGCTATCCGGGCGAAGTTAGAGGAACGGTGGTTAGACGGCGTATTGAATATCGGAATGCGTCCTACGTTTAACGGTGTAAATATTCAGGTGGAGGGACACTTCTTCAATTTTGATGAAATCATCTACGGTAAACTCGTGGAAATATTTTTCGTGAAGAAGATTAGGAGTGAAAGGAAATTCTCAAATATAGAATTTCTGGTTCAACAGATCCAGCGCGATATCGCAGCGGCGACAGAAATTCTCGCGTCGCCTACTTCCCTGTAG
- the rpsO gene encoding 30S ribosomal protein S15, whose product MAIDAAEKKELIQQYQTHQQDTGSPETQVAILNARIKQLTTHFQTHRKDYHSRHGLFRLVGKQRRLLRYLYKKDATRYYRLINELGIRDTIGSRRR is encoded by the coding sequence TTGGCAATTGATGCAGCAGAGAAGAAGGAATTAATCCAACAGTACCAGACCCATCAACAAGACACTGGTTCCCCAGAGACGCAAGTGGCAATTTTGAATGCGCGTATAAAACAGTTGACTACGCATTTTCAGACGCACCGAAAAGACTATCATTCGCGCCATGGGCTTTTCCGATTAGTTGGCAAACAGCGCCGCTTGTTACGCTATCTTTATAAGAAAGACGCAACACGCTATTACCGTTTAATTAATGAGCTCGGAATTCGTGACACTATCGGATCGAGGAGGCGTTAG
- a CDS encoding YlxR family protein, giving the protein MKSLRDVIRTCIGCRGKLPQKALVRFLCQTDGQLRIDSQKKLGGRGAYVCLSQDCIQKAFKSPKRINSLLRVQLASENIAQFEQVLLQEIQKSMGT; this is encoded by the coding sequence GTGAAGTCATTGAGGGATGTTATCCGCACTTGCATCGGATGCCGTGGAAAATTGCCGCAGAAAGCATTGGTTCGGTTTCTCTGTCAAACGGATGGACAATTGCGAATCGACAGCCAAAAGAAGTTAGGTGGGCGCGGGGCTTATGTTTGTCTCTCTCAAGACTGTATTCAGAAGGCTTTCAAGTCTCCCAAACGGATTAATTCTTTATTACGTGTGCAACTGGCAAGTGAGAATATAGCGCAGTTTGAACAAGTGCTTCTTCAAGAAATCCAAAAGTCTATGGGTACATAA
- a CDS encoding bifunctional oligoribonuclease/PAP phosphatase NrnA, which translates to MNTLQMANTPDYDALLTLFDQYHTFALSTHIHPDGDAIGSELGLYFFLTRLGKSVKIFNTDVVPPNYRFLPFWDGIEGAHSVGTYRPEVLIVLDASTLERIGKGLSKTLLPIHSLVNIDHHATAEAFGDINLILPTASSTSEIVYKLIKHHEFPICKACALCLYTGLMFDTGCFRHSNTTAETHQIAAELIGIGDFTPDKVYRNVYEQVPVAKMHLLSEVLRTLEITDDGKIASVYATQAMFRETGTAADAVEGVVNQIQAIAGVEVALCVSEMTDRSTKVSLRSQEYVDVSRLAAEFQGGGHARAAGCRIAMPYPLAIAALVQASQRYIDPDHSRYGDCQKD; encoded by the coding sequence ATGAACACCCTACAGATGGCTAATACACCGGACTACGACGCGCTCCTTACCTTATTTGACCAATACCACACCTTCGCGCTTTCAACGCACATTCATCCCGATGGTGATGCAATCGGTTCCGAATTGGGGCTTTACTTTTTTCTGACGAGACTGGGTAAATCCGTAAAGATATTTAACACGGATGTCGTCCCACCTAATTATCGATTTCTCCCGTTTTGGGATGGTATTGAGGGCGCACACTCCGTTGGAACATATCGTCCTGAAGTGTTGATTGTGTTAGATGCGAGTACGCTGGAACGAATTGGAAAGGGACTTTCCAAAACTTTGCTTCCGATACACAGCCTCGTTAACATTGACCATCACGCCACCGCAGAGGCATTCGGTGACATTAACCTCATTTTACCTACCGCTTCTTCCACTTCAGAGATTGTTTACAAACTCATTAAACACCACGAATTCCCGATATGCAAAGCGTGTGCGCTTTGTCTCTATACAGGATTGATGTTTGATACCGGCTGTTTTCGACATAGTAATACCACAGCCGAAACCCATCAAATTGCCGCAGAATTAATTGGGATTGGCGACTTCACGCCGGATAAAGTCTATCGGAACGTCTATGAACAGGTCCCTGTTGCGAAAATGCACCTGTTGAGTGAGGTTCTCAGGACATTAGAAATCACGGATGATGGAAAGATAGCCTCGGTGTATGCGACACAAGCGATGTTTCGCGAAACCGGAACGGCTGCTGATGCAGTAGAGGGCGTTGTAAACCAGATCCAAGCCATTGCGGGGGTTGAGGTGGCACTCTGTGTGTCTGAGATGACGGATCGAAGTACAAAAGTGAGCCTACGCAGCCAAGAATACGTTGATGTGAGTCGACTTGCCGCAGAGTTTCAAGGTGGCGGACACGCCCGCGCCGCAGGATGTCGGATTGCCATGCCCTATCCATTAGCCATTGCCGCGCTTGTTCAAGCTTCACAACGCTACATCGATCCAGATCATTCCAGATATGGTGATTGCCAGAAGGATTGA
- the rbfA gene encoding 30S ribosome-binding factor RbfA: MIENRRQDRVGALIQRELSEIIQRSVKDPRVAFCTVTQASVSPDLKYVDVKVSVIGDEEQKSKTLAGLKSAAGFLRREIGNRLTLRHSPELRFAIDESADYLFKIDGLLKSVTTEDETT; the protein is encoded by the coding sequence ATGATAGAGAATAGAAGACAAGATCGGGTAGGTGCCCTCATTCAGCGAGAATTAAGCGAGATTATCCAACGTTCTGTCAAGGACCCGCGCGTCGCGTTTTGCACTGTCACACAGGCATCCGTGTCCCCGGATCTGAAGTATGTGGATGTAAAGGTGAGCGTCATCGGCGATGAGGAGCAGAAAAGCAAGACGCTCGCGGGTTTAAAGAGTGCAGCGGGGTTTCTTCGGCGTGAAATCGGAAACCGTCTGACGCTCCGCCATTCGCCGGAACTCCGGTTCGCTATAGATGAATCCGCTGACTATCTCTTTAAAATAGATGGGCTCCTCAAATCTGTAACGACCGAAGACGAAACGACATAA
- a CDS encoding amidohydrolase, protein MRGDFEAYLNDSFRDENGNLDLAPLLALEDEADMDVAVIMPNTQPLPQNSELADAIRGNSRALGCALVHPTEPEPVAQVRLAAEAWGMRGIKLMPAVHNYNVDDEIVRPVVEAARDYGLIVSIHSGPNNCHPNRIGTVASWVPETPVIMDHMGFPDDLESAITVAKANKNISLGTTILRFHRRWGTDPDTVVPTEVKTAVDALGPEQIVFGSNLPEYRPIQVINALKRLELGDDAEAQIFGGNLAGIYGL, encoded by the coding sequence ATGCGCGGAGATTTTGAAGCCTATCTCAACGATTCATTCCGTGATGAAAATGGAAACCTTGATTTAGCACCCTTGTTGGCATTAGAGGATGAAGCCGACATGGATGTTGCGGTTATTATGCCGAATACCCAACCCCTTCCCCAAAATAGTGAGCTTGCCGATGCAATTCGCGGTAATTCGCGTGCCTTGGGGTGTGCTCTCGTGCATCCAACGGAACCAGAACCCGTTGCGCAGGTTCGGTTGGCAGCCGAGGCGTGGGGCATGCGCGGCATCAAACTGATGCCTGCTGTTCACAACTACAACGTGGATGATGAAATCGTGCGTCCGGTCGTTGAAGCTGCCCGTGATTACGGACTTATTGTTTCAATTCATTCTGGACCCAACAATTGCCACCCGAATCGGATCGGCACTGTGGCAAGTTGGGTACCAGAAACCCCGGTTATCATGGATCACATGGGATTTCCAGACGATTTAGAGTCGGCTATCACCGTGGCAAAAGCGAATAAAAATATCTCGTTGGGGACGACTATCTTACGCTTCCATCGGCGGTGGGGAACGGATCCAGATACCGTTGTGCCAACGGAAGTAAAAACCGCCGTTGACGCGCTTGGACCTGAGCAGATAGTCTTCGGTTCTAATTTACCTGAGTACCGTCCCATTCAGGTTATCAACGCCCTGAAGCGTTTGGAACTCGGCGATGATGCCGAAGCACAGATTTTCGGTGGAAATCTCGCTGGTATCTATGGACTTTAA
- the gcvT gene encoding glycine cleavage system aminomethyltransferase GcvT, whose amino-acid sequence MKRTPLYEVHKNLNAKFTEFGGWEMPLQYSSIVTEHLAVRSIVGLFDLSHMGEIEVSGQGANELVQKLSTNDASRLSDGRVLYTLFCNETGGIVDDLLIYRQADNHYMLVVNAANIEKDLAWVETCNDTGAEVKDISQDTALIALQGPKSIDILNLFVPERDVSQISFFRFVVGKVARIPTIISRTGYTGETGFELYVNASTAEDLWKVLYPAVIAAEGHPIGLGARDTLRLEAGLRLYGMDMNDDTNPFEVGLGRFVKLKNRQFIGKRALLSEKKKGITKQMIGFQMLDRAVARPGYAIYQQGKHIGDVTSGAPSPTLKCSIGFASIESQAVPETENIDIEIRGKMHPAKIVKVPFLSTGT is encoded by the coding sequence ATGAAGAGAACGCCCCTTTATGAGGTTCACAAAAACCTCAATGCGAAATTCACTGAATTCGGCGGTTGGGAGATGCCCCTTCAGTATAGCAGCATCGTTACGGAACATTTGGCTGTCCGGAGTATTGTCGGTTTGTTTGATTTGTCCCACATGGGAGAGATTGAAGTTTCTGGACAGGGGGCAAACGAATTGGTGCAGAAACTCAGCACAAACGATGCAAGTCGTTTAAGCGATGGGCGTGTGTTGTATACGCTATTCTGCAATGAAACAGGCGGAATTGTTGACGACTTACTCATTTACCGACAGGCTGATAACCACTATATGCTGGTGGTCAACGCTGCCAATATTGAAAAAGACCTGGCGTGGGTGGAGACCTGTAACGACACAGGCGCAGAAGTCAAAGACATATCCCAGGATACCGCGCTCATCGCACTACAAGGTCCAAAATCAATAGATATTCTGAACCTGTTTGTCCCTGAACGGGATGTTTCTCAAATTTCGTTTTTTCGGTTCGTGGTAGGTAAAGTTGCGCGGATCCCTACTATAATTTCACGAACAGGGTATACCGGTGAAACCGGTTTTGAGTTATATGTTAACGCAAGCACGGCAGAAGACTTATGGAAAGTGCTCTATCCCGCTGTAATTGCAGCAGAAGGGCATCCCATAGGACTCGGCGCACGCGATACGTTACGCCTTGAAGCCGGACTCCGTCTCTACGGCATGGATATGAACGACGATACGAACCCGTTCGAGGTTGGGTTGGGTCGATTCGTCAAACTTAAGAATCGACAATTTATCGGCAAAAGGGCACTCCTATCAGAAAAAAAGAAGGGCATCACGAAACAGATGATCGGATTTCAGATGCTTGACCGCGCCGTAGCACGCCCGGGTTATGCCATCTATCAGCAGGGCAAACACATAGGCGACGTGACCAGTGGTGCCCCGTCACCAACTCTCAAATGTAGTATCGGGTTCGCTTCTATTGAATCACAAGCGGTACCTGAAACTGAAAACATTGATATAGAAATTCGTGGTAAGATGCACCCCGCAAAAATTGTGAAGGTGCCTTTTCTTTCAACAGGAACGTGA
- the pnp gene encoding polyribonucleotide nucleotidyltransferase translates to MKVEMQLGSEKLSIETGKVAKQADGAVWVQYGGTVVLVTVVADDAEHDLDFFPLTVDYRERAYATGRIPTVYGRREPRPGTSEQLVARLIDHCIRPLFPKDFKAEVQILCNVFSSDGIHPADVPALIGTSAALSISDIPFNGPVAAVTVGKIEDRLIINPTYEELHASSMELFVSGKSDAVMSVEGGGHEIPEDEVIDTISTAHTQIQEIIKLQEGLAAGCSTEKRDYAAKSVESDLSSRVRDLATSRIRESIGMADKKLREDYLEQVQAEVLSEILEDTPEEADSNATKDTISILSDIEKEEMREAILTQGKRVDGRGVTDIRPISGEVALLPHTHGSSLFSRGQTQALCVTTLGTSGDEDVQRGLDGEARRSFFLHYNFPPFSTGEVKRMMGPGRREIGHGALAQKALEPVIPNKEDFHYTIRVVSEILESNASSSMATVCGATLALLDAGVPLKRAVAGIGVGLIKEGEQEAILTDMLGTEDFLGDMDFKVAGTSEGVTAIQMDIKIEGVTPELMRRAIHQAREARLSVIEQMNAVIAEPRAELSPYAPRIYSLQIAQQKIKDLIGPRGKTVQGIQEETSTTINIEDDGTVEIAATSAEDVRRAEEKIRTITAMPEIGKEYTGKVVRTAPFGAFVEILPGKDGLVHISQMGDGYVRRAEDVMQVGDEVTVRILTIDEQDRVDLTLVAAGGVPVAELNIGSEENREFGSDWNAPRDSRDSGRSNYRDNRDSRDSRDSRDYRDRRSNDNRERRGNRYDQRDNPRDFRNQRSPRIPKGRSR, encoded by the coding sequence ATGAAAGTTGAAATGCAACTTGGGAGCGAAAAGTTATCAATTGAAACCGGGAAAGTTGCGAAACAGGCAGATGGTGCCGTTTGGGTGCAATACGGTGGAACAGTTGTTTTAGTCACGGTGGTAGCCGATGATGCTGAACATGACCTCGATTTCTTCCCTTTAACCGTAGATTATCGTGAAAGGGCATACGCCACTGGAAGGATACCAACAGTTTACGGGCGACGCGAGCCGCGTCCCGGGACATCAGAACAGTTGGTCGCTCGTTTAATTGACCACTGTATTCGTCCGCTTTTTCCAAAGGACTTTAAAGCTGAGGTGCAAATTTTATGTAACGTGTTTTCATCGGATGGCATTCACCCCGCAGACGTTCCTGCCCTTATCGGAACTTCTGCAGCATTGTCAATCTCTGATATACCCTTTAATGGACCCGTTGCTGCTGTCACCGTCGGAAAAATTGAAGACAGGTTAATCATCAATCCCACTTACGAAGAACTGCACGCCTCAAGTATGGAATTGTTCGTCAGTGGCAAGTCGGATGCTGTTATGTCTGTTGAAGGCGGTGGACATGAAATCCCCGAAGATGAAGTCATTGACACAATTAGCACTGCCCATACGCAGATACAAGAGATCATCAAACTTCAAGAAGGGTTAGCTGCCGGCTGTAGCACCGAAAAACGCGACTATGCCGCTAAAAGTGTCGAGTCTGACCTCAGCAGCCGTGTCCGAGATCTCGCCACGTCCCGCATTCGAGAATCCATCGGCATGGCAGACAAAAAGTTACGTGAGGATTATCTCGAACAGGTGCAGGCAGAGGTGCTCTCAGAAATTCTTGAGGATACACCGGAAGAAGCCGATTCGAATGCCACAAAAGATACCATCTCTATCTTAAGTGACATCGAGAAAGAAGAGATGCGTGAGGCAATTCTCACGCAGGGGAAACGTGTTGACGGTCGCGGTGTAACCGACATTCGTCCGATTTCGGGAGAAGTGGCATTACTCCCGCACACCCACGGTTCTTCTCTGTTTAGCAGAGGACAAACACAGGCGCTCTGTGTAACAACGCTCGGTACATCGGGGGATGAAGACGTCCAACGTGGACTTGATGGCGAAGCAAGACGCTCTTTCTTTTTGCATTATAACTTCCCGCCATTCAGTACGGGTGAAGTCAAACGCATGATGGGACCCGGACGCAGGGAAATCGGGCACGGTGCCCTCGCACAAAAAGCGTTGGAACCGGTCATCCCGAATAAAGAGGACTTTCATTATACCATTCGAGTCGTCTCCGAGATTTTGGAATCTAATGCCTCATCTTCAATGGCAACAGTCTGTGGTGCGACACTTGCACTGTTAGATGCAGGTGTCCCCCTTAAAAGAGCAGTCGCGGGGATCGGTGTCGGGCTTATTAAGGAAGGTGAACAGGAAGCCATCCTTACCGATATGCTCGGAACTGAAGATTTTCTCGGCGATATGGACTTCAAAGTCGCTGGCACCAGTGAAGGTGTCACCGCTATACAGATGGACATCAAGATTGAGGGTGTCACGCCTGAGTTGATGCGTCGGGCAATTCATCAGGCAAGAGAGGCACGCCTTTCAGTCATCGAACAGATGAACGCTGTCATAGCCGAACCGCGTGCGGAATTGTCGCCCTACGCCCCTCGAATTTATTCCCTCCAAATTGCGCAGCAGAAGATCAAAGACCTCATCGGTCCACGTGGCAAAACTGTGCAGGGCATCCAGGAAGAAACAAGCACGACCATCAATATTGAAGATGATGGGACGGTTGAAATTGCCGCAACGAGTGCCGAGGATGTCAGACGGGCAGAAGAGAAAATTCGGACAATCACGGCTATGCCTGAGATTGGCAAGGAATACACCGGTAAGGTCGTCCGAACAGCCCCGTTTGGCGCGTTTGTTGAAATCCTGCCCGGTAAGGATGGACTTGTTCATATTTCACAGATGGGAGACGGGTATGTCCGTCGCGCTGAGGATGTTATGCAGGTCGGTGACGAGGTTACCGTCCGTATTCTCACAATTGACGAACAGGATCGCGTAGATCTGACACTTGTCGCCGCAGGTGGTGTCCCCGTTGCGGAGCTGAATATCGGATCAGAGGAGAATCGTGAGTTCGGATCCGATTGGAATGCACCCAGAGACTCCCGCGACTCTGGACGCTCTAACTACCGCGATAATCGGGACTCTCGAGACTCTCGGGACTCTCGGGACTACCGTGATAGGCGTTCTAATGACAATCGTGAACGACGCGGGAACCGCTATGACCAACGAGATAACCCTCGCGACTTCCGGAATCAACGCTCACCGCGCATTCCCAAAGGGCGTTCTCGATAG
- the gcvH gene encoding glycine cleavage system protein GcvH has translation MIPQNLKYMESHEWAKQEGDIVTIGISDYAQSEIQDIVYVELPEVGTELTQKTEFGVIESVKAAFDLYAPVSGEVIEVNESLLDAPEQVNEAPYDEGWFLKIRMTDDSELDALLDAESYQAHIEAEHG, from the coding sequence ATGATTCCACAAAATTTAAAATACATGGAAAGCCATGAATGGGCAAAACAAGAAGGCGACATTGTTACCATCGGTATCAGCGATTACGCTCAATCCGAAATACAGGATATCGTCTACGTTGAATTGCCTGAAGTTGGCACTGAGCTCACACAGAAAACAGAGTTCGGCGTGATAGAATCTGTCAAAGCCGCATTTGACCTCTATGCCCCTGTCAGCGGGGAGGTTATTGAGGTGAACGAATCCCTCCTTGATGCCCCAGAACAGGTTAATGAAGCCCCTTACGATGAGGGATGGTTTCTCAAAATTAGGATGACTGACGACAGCGAACTTGACGCGCTTCTTGATGCCGAGAGTTATCAGGCACATATTGAGGCGGAACATGGATAA
- a CDS encoding DUF503 domain-containing protein, translating into MGPLPTVAYFHKGCGCESHPQLTDTFMHIGVCKIRLRIPESHSLKAKRRVVKSLIARLKNRFNIAIAEVEALEAHQFAILAAVSVSNDAVHLNKIISHLITFVETNVEAELVDYETEFFF; encoded by the coding sequence ATGGGTCCCCTTCCGACAGTAGCGTATTTTCATAAGGGCTGCGGTTGTGAATCGCACCCACAATTGACTGACACATTCATGCATATCGGTGTTTGTAAAATTCGTCTCCGAATCCCGGAAAGTCACTCGCTGAAGGCGAAACGTCGGGTTGTCAAAAGCCTCATCGCGAGACTTAAGAACCGCTTCAACATCGCCATCGCTGAAGTTGAAGCCTTGGAGGCACATCAGTTCGCCATATTAGCTGCCGTTTCAGTTTCCAACGATGCTGTCCATCTGAATAAGATCATCTCACATCTTATCACTTTTGTTGAGACGAATGTAGAAGCTGAATTAGTAGATTACGAAACGGAGTTTTTCTTTTGA
- the infB gene encoding translation initiation factor IF-2 yields the protein MGKAQRRRGNPAKRSQEENQVPGTRVYELAKEYNLTNKELIALLEEHGVRVKNRMSVLDPDTVSLLESELAAEPVKAPVSASEDAVENAAAPEAAATTDSLQVVEGTTVADLAAVLALQPSALIMRLMKLKVMANINQRLDYDTLVMLSEHLSFEAVRAKTLEEELLTEIPDDPESLQPRAPVVTIMGHVDHGKTSLLDSIRQSNISESEAGNITQHIGAYHVTLKGGSIVFLDTPGHAAFTAMRARGAQVTDIVVLIVAADDGVMPQTIEAISHAKAAKVPIVVAINKIDVPGARSDYVKQQLAEQGLLTEDWGGQTICVETSAIDGTGIDFLLEMLLLEAALLELKANPSKPARGVVIEAQVDKGRGAIATVLVQSGTLRVGDVFVSGRYSGKVRAMMDDFGKRMKEAGPSCPVEVLGFTGVPEAGDRFYVVESDKDARTISEARQDQYRNEKLGANSHVSLDNLFQQIQEGEIKELNVVLKGDVQGSVQAVASSLLDLSTDEVKINIIHEAVGGITETDILLASASDAIVVGFNVHPTTEAVQAKETEGIDVRTYNIIYNLISYIRSAMEGLLDPEVREVVIGRAEVRELFKVPRLGLVAGSYVNWGRISFNQPLRILRDNRLIHEGKVNSLRRFKDNVNEVQANYECGIGIETFDDLKVGDVLECYVYEQVARSLS from the coding sequence ATGGGCAAAGCCCAACGCCGGCGGGGAAATCCCGCCAAACGGAGTCAAGAGGAAAACCAAGTCCCCGGTACGCGTGTTTATGAATTGGCAAAAGAATACAACCTAACAAACAAGGAACTTATTGCTCTACTTGAGGAACATGGCGTTCGCGTTAAAAACAGGATGAGTGTTCTTGATCCAGACACCGTCTCTCTTCTTGAATCAGAATTGGCTGCCGAACCGGTCAAAGCCCCTGTCTCTGCGTCCGAAGACGCTGTTGAAAACGCCGCTGCGCCGGAAGCCGCTGCGACAACCGATAGTTTGCAGGTTGTGGAAGGCACGACTGTTGCTGACCTCGCAGCCGTGTTAGCGTTGCAACCTTCAGCGTTGATTATGCGTCTCATGAAGTTGAAAGTGATGGCTAACATCAATCAGCGGCTTGATTACGATACACTTGTGATGCTATCGGAACATCTGAGTTTTGAAGCAGTTAGGGCAAAGACGCTCGAAGAAGAACTGCTGACTGAGATACCGGATGACCCGGAATCTTTACAACCTCGAGCCCCGGTTGTCACAATCATGGGACATGTCGACCACGGTAAAACCTCTCTTTTAGACTCCATTCGTCAATCAAATATCAGTGAATCTGAAGCGGGTAACATAACACAACATATTGGAGCGTATCACGTAACATTAAAAGGGGGGAGCATCGTTTTCTTGGATACACCCGGGCACGCTGCTTTTACCGCGATGCGAGCGCGCGGGGCACAAGTGACCGATATTGTCGTTCTCATCGTCGCAGCTGACGACGGTGTCATGCCTCAGACAATTGAAGCGATCAGTCACGCGAAAGCCGCAAAGGTTCCTATTGTCGTCGCAATTAACAAAATAGATGTCCCCGGGGCACGTTCAGACTACGTCAAGCAACAATTGGCAGAACAGGGTCTCCTAACAGAGGACTGGGGTGGACAAACAATTTGTGTTGAGACTTCGGCTATAGATGGAACAGGCATTGACTTTTTGCTTGAGATGCTCCTATTGGAAGCAGCACTGTTGGAGCTCAAAGCGAACCCCAGTAAGCCAGCACGGGGTGTTGTGATTGAAGCACAGGTTGACAAAGGGCGCGGTGCCATCGCAACCGTTCTCGTCCAGTCGGGTACATTGAGGGTTGGTGATGTTTTTGTTTCAGGTAGGTATTCTGGAAAAGTTAGGGCAATGATGGACGATTTCGGGAAGCGGATGAAAGAAGCTGGACCGTCATGTCCTGTTGAAGTGCTCGGTTTTACCGGTGTCCCAGAAGCGGGTGACCGATTCTATGTCGTTGAGTCCGATAAGGACGCACGTACTATCAGTGAAGCCCGTCAGGACCAATACCGCAATGAAAAACTCGGGGCAAATAGCCACGTCAGTTTGGATAACCTCTTCCAACAAATTCAGGAAGGCGAGATTAAAGAATTGAACGTCGTTCTTAAAGGCGATGTGCAAGGTTCCGTGCAAGCCGTTGCCTCATCACTGCTCGATTTGAGTACCGATGAGGTTAAGATTAACATCATTCATGAGGCGGTCGGAGGGATCACTGAAACCGACATTTTGCTTGCCTCCGCTTCTGATGCCATTGTCGTCGGCTTCAACGTTCATCCTACAACGGAGGCGGTCCAGGCGAAAGAGACGGAGGGGATTGATGTCCGTACCTACAACATCATTTATAATCTCATCTCCTATATTCGTTCAGCTATGGAAGGCCTGCTGGATCCTGAGGTCCGAGAAGTCGTTATCGGACGGGCGGAGGTCCGTGAATTATTCAAAGTCCCACGCCTGGGTTTGGTTGCCGGTAGTTACGTCAATTGGGGACGCATTTCCTTTAATCAACCCCTGCGTATACTTCGCGATAATCGATTGATTCACGAAGGTAAAGTCAATTCGCTTCGCCGATTCAAAGATAATGTCAATGAGGTCCAAGCGAACTACGAATGTGGAATAGGGATTGAAACGTTCGATGATTTGAAAGTCGGGGATGTCCTTGAATGCTACGTTTACGAACAAGTGGCACGCTCGCTTTCCTAA